One bacterium genomic window carries:
- a CDS encoding TAT-variant-translocated molybdopterin oxidoreductase: protein MHQPTTPASEAKPRHWTTLGELRGDEAALAVKHSEFYSKPEEFFTKEEQGTKFSLTGAPTLISEAAGFMELKVKQNGGEESGLSRRDFMKLSGAAMVFATAGCGLRPAQKIIPYINQPEEIVLGVPNFYASAAGGPQGNGVLIKTREGRPIKLEGNPQHPLSKGTLDARGQYEIFNLYDPDRLNGPVKMVEGTPSVISWNVADGEIGELLKAARGRIAVLTGTVHGPARKKIIADFCASLGASHYSYDGWTREATRLANQECYGAPVLPALHFDKADYVLSLDGDFLGSGYASHEWSVAFGSKRKLHEKHLNKLVSADCSTTLTSSNADERFRMKPGQSVRFGLAVATALLGMGANGVSFSGTVSPAQCESENGLKSGTIDRIAAELWAARGKSIVVGGESLDHQLVACLLNAMLGNDGITVDGNGAPSQQADGSLVGLQDLMSRLDGGQIDVLITFGTNPVYSLPEKSGVKTALAKAKTIIHLGDRADETGRLATYLLPGLHWLESWGDAEPQVGLYSIIQPTVMPLHDCRAAEESLLKFAQAAAVPGLGEVVGSWYDYIMSVWQTSVYSADVFAADFHAFWNGALRDGFVDLRKPATPRTFNSAGLSRLSATRASGELQLVVAPSPVLTEDGNGNNAWILELPHPVARVCWTNFANLAPKTASRLALRDGDYVRVTANGATIEVPVHVQPGDVEDVLTIETGWGRQNVGRVGNDVGGNAFLLCAVEGTMLRTMGDAVTIEATGRWEELPDVQGHNYTEGRPIVAETALEAFLHDPHAGQWHEHPSMSMWPEHEYKGNKWGMAIDLTACIGCNACIAACSVENNLPIVGAGQIRLGREMHWIRIDRYYSGDEHEPEFTYQPMLCQHCDNASCETVCPVVATVHSEEGLNMQVYNRCVGTRYCSNNCPYKVRRFNWHEYSFAAYEPHPLNLALNPEVTVREKGVMEKCTFCQQRIREGKEKAKTFNRPVQDGDFLTACQQTCPTNAISFGNTNNPDSLVSKLKQDPRAYHVIAELNTKPQVTYFTKLRNRPLRDSDHAGGHGEASHDGGNHS from the coding sequence ATGCACCAACCGACGACTCCCGCTTCCGAAGCCAAGCCGCGTCACTGGACGACGCTGGGCGAATTGCGGGGCGATGAGGCGGCGCTGGCCGTCAAACATTCCGAGTTTTACTCCAAGCCCGAAGAGTTCTTCACGAAGGAAGAGCAGGGCACGAAGTTCTCGCTGACCGGGGCGCCGACGCTGATCTCGGAAGCCGCGGGATTCATGGAGCTGAAAGTCAAGCAGAACGGCGGTGAAGAGAGCGGGCTGTCGCGGCGCGACTTCATGAAGCTGTCCGGCGCGGCGATGGTGTTCGCGACGGCAGGCTGCGGCCTGCGACCGGCGCAGAAGATCATTCCGTATATCAATCAGCCCGAAGAGATCGTGCTCGGCGTTCCGAATTTCTACGCGTCGGCAGCCGGCGGCCCGCAGGGCAACGGCGTGCTGATCAAGACGCGTGAAGGACGGCCGATCAAGCTCGAAGGTAATCCGCAGCATCCGCTGTCGAAAGGCACGCTGGACGCGCGCGGGCAATATGAGATTTTTAATCTCTATGACCCCGACCGCCTGAACGGCCCGGTGAAGATGGTCGAAGGCACGCCGTCAGTGATTTCATGGAACGTCGCGGACGGTGAAATCGGCGAATTACTCAAGGCGGCACGCGGCCGGATCGCGGTCCTGACCGGGACGGTACACGGCCCGGCGCGTAAGAAGATTATCGCGGACTTCTGCGCGAGCCTGGGGGCTTCGCATTACAGCTACGATGGTTGGACGCGCGAAGCGACGCGGCTTGCCAATCAGGAATGCTACGGCGCGCCGGTTCTGCCCGCGCTGCATTTCGACAAGGCCGATTACGTTCTGAGTCTGGACGGCGATTTCCTCGGCAGCGGCTATGCCAGCCACGAGTGGTCGGTAGCCTTCGGCAGCAAGCGAAAGCTGCATGAGAAGCACTTGAACAAGCTGGTGAGCGCGGACTGCTCGACGACGCTTACATCCTCGAACGCCGATGAACGCTTCCGCATGAAGCCCGGGCAAAGCGTCCGCTTCGGTTTGGCCGTGGCGACCGCGCTCTTGGGCATGGGCGCGAACGGCGTCAGCTTCAGCGGGACGGTGTCGCCGGCGCAGTGCGAAAGCGAAAACGGATTGAAGAGCGGCACGATTGACCGCATCGCAGCGGAGCTATGGGCGGCGCGCGGCAAGAGCATCGTGGTGGGCGGCGAATCGCTGGACCATCAGCTGGTGGCATGTCTGCTGAACGCCATGCTCGGCAACGACGGGATTACCGTGGATGGCAACGGCGCTCCGTCGCAACAGGCGGACGGTTCACTGGTCGGTCTGCAAGACCTGATGAGCCGCTTAGACGGCGGGCAGATTGACGTGCTGATCACCTTCGGTACCAATCCTGTCTATTCCCTGCCCGAAAAGAGCGGTGTCAAGACCGCGTTGGCTAAGGCGAAGACGATAATTCATCTGGGCGACCGCGCCGATGAGACCGGACGTCTGGCGACGTACCTGCTGCCCGGATTGCACTGGCTGGAAAGCTGGGGTGATGCCGAACCGCAGGTTGGACTCTACTCGATTATTCAGCCGACCGTGATGCCGCTGCATGATTGCCGCGCCGCCGAAGAGTCGTTGTTGAAATTCGCACAGGCCGCCGCCGTGCCAGGTCTCGGCGAAGTGGTTGGCAGTTGGTACGATTACATTATGAGCGTGTGGCAGACGTCGGTCTATTCGGCGGATGTGTTCGCCGCGGACTTCCACGCGTTCTGGAACGGCGCACTGCGCGACGGCTTCGTGGATTTGCGCAAACCTGCGACGCCGCGCACGTTCAACAGCGCCGGGTTAAGCCGTTTGAGCGCAACGCGCGCGAGTGGTGAGCTGCAATTGGTGGTGGCGCCGTCGCCCGTCCTTACCGAAGACGGCAACGGTAACAACGCCTGGATTCTTGAATTGCCGCATCCGGTGGCGCGCGTGTGCTGGACGAACTTTGCCAACCTTGCGCCGAAGACGGCCAGTCGGTTGGCGCTTCGCGATGGCGACTATGTGCGCGTGACGGCCAACGGCGCGACGATTGAAGTCCCGGTGCACGTGCAGCCGGGCGACGTCGAAGACGTGCTGACGATTGAAACCGGCTGGGGCCGCCAGAACGTCGGTCGCGTCGGCAATGACGTCGGCGGCAACGCGTTCCTGCTGTGCGCGGTCGAAGGGACGATGCTGCGCACCATGGGTGACGCGGTGACGATTGAAGCGACGGGCCGCTGGGAAGAGCTGCCGGACGTGCAGGGACATAACTACACCGAAGGTCGCCCGATCGTGGCCGAAACGGCGCTCGAAGCCTTTCTGCATGATCCGCACGCCGGACAGTGGCACGAGCATCCGTCCATGTCCATGTGGCCCGAGCATGAATACAAGGGCAACAAGTGGGGGATGGCGATTGACCTGACGGCGTGTATCGGCTGCAATGCCTGTATCGCGGCGTGTTCGGTCGAGAACAATCTGCCGATCGTCGGTGCCGGTCAGATTCGACTGGGCCGCGAAATGCATTGGATTCGCATTGACCGCTACTACAGCGGCGATGAGCACGAGCCGGAGTTCACCTATCAGCCGATGCTGTGCCAGCACTGCGACAACGCGTCGTGCGAAACGGTGTGTCCGGTCGTGGCGACGGTGCACAGCGAAGAGGGCCTCAATATGCAGGTCTACAACCGCTGCGTGGGCACGCGCTATTGCTCAAACAACTGTCCTTATAAGGTGCGCCGTTTCAACTGGCACGAATACTCATTCGCGGCCTACGAACCGCACCCGCTCAATCTGGCGCTTAATCCCGAAGTGACGGTGCGCGAGAAGGGCGTGATGGAGAAGTGCACCTTCTGCCAGCAGCGGATCCGCGAAGGCAAGGAGAAGGCCAAGACGTTCAACCGTCCGGTGCAGGACGGCGACTTCCTGACCGCTTGCCAGCAGACGTGCCCGACCAACGCGATTTCTTTTGGAAATACCAACAATCCGGATAGCCTTGTGTCCAAACTGAAACAGGACCCGCGCGCCTATCACGTTATTGCCGAGCTGAATACCAAGCCGCAGGTGACCTATTTCACCAAGCTGCGGAATCGTCCGTTGCGTGACAGCGATCACGCCGGCGGACACGGCGAGGCCAGCCATGATGGAGGAAACCACTCGTGA
- a CDS encoding cytochrome c codes for MYKILVLITTAFLMMSCGKKSMPVLEYMPDMYRQPSLKAQEFDPNSPNGVGMKVPPVGTVPVNFEPYSIALLDTLAANATVNPVTATTEVLDAGRKYYNTYCVVCHGVYGDGAGYIVPKFTQPPSLLSEKLLGWSDGRIYHTIMMGQGLMPSYKQQVPAEKRWAIIHYVRALQRAAHPQPQDSLAMLAGKFKFVDDAPDTAKPALWPKR; via the coding sequence ATGTATAAGATTTTGGTGCTCATTACGACTGCATTTCTAATGATGTCGTGCGGCAAGAAGAGCATGCCGGTGTTGGAATACATGCCGGATATGTACCGACAGCCATCGCTAAAGGCGCAGGAGTTCGATCCGAATTCGCCGAATGGCGTGGGCATGAAGGTGCCGCCGGTGGGGACGGTACCGGTTAATTTTGAGCCATACTCCATCGCTCTGCTCGACACGCTGGCCGCTAACGCGACGGTCAATCCGGTGACCGCGACGACCGAAGTTTTGGACGCAGGCCGCAAGTACTACAATACCTATTGCGTCGTGTGTCACGGCGTTTATGGGGACGGCGCGGGTTATATCGTCCCGAAATTCACGCAGCCGCCATCGTTGTTGTCGGAAAAGCTGTTAGGTTGGTCGGACGGCCGGATCTACCATACGATCATGATGGGACAGGGTTTGATGCCGAGCTATAAGCAGCAGGTTCCGGCCGAGAAGCGTTGGGCAATCATTCACTATGTGCGCGCCTTGCAGCGCGCCGCACATCCGCAGCCGCAGGACAGCCTGGCGATGCTTGCAGGTAAATTCAAATTCGTGGATGACGCGCCGGACACGGCAAAGCCTGCGCTCTGGCCGAAGCGATAG
- a CDS encoding DUF3341 domain-containing protein: MAKHPVLIGVYSDPDILMEAADGARKKGWKHLDAYTPYPIHGLDKALGLKSSWVPWVTLAMGLTGAALGFTLEYWVHVIEWPMNIGGKPENSWPAFFPVMFESGVLIGGISTFIAMWAACKLPTTTPKIHDERFTDDKFGLVIPLDGVNSGDAEAYLKASGAEEVKHV, translated from the coding sequence ATGGCTAAGCATCCCGTGCTGATCGGAGTCTATTCCGATCCCGATATTCTGATGGAAGCGGCGGACGGCGCGCGAAAAAAAGGGTGGAAGCATCTCGACGCCTACACGCCGTACCCGATTCACGGTCTGGACAAGGCGCTGGGCCTAAAGTCGTCGTGGGTGCCGTGGGTGACCCTGGCGATGGGACTGACCGGCGCCGCGCTCGGATTCACGCTGGAGTATTGGGTACATGTGATCGAGTGGCCGATGAATATCGGCGGCAAGCCCGAGAACTCGTGGCCGGCGTTTTTCCCGGTGATGTTTGAAAGCGGCGTGCTGATCGGCGGTATCTCGACGTTTATCGCAATGTGGGCGGCATGCAAACTGCCGACCACGACGCCGAAGATTCACGACGAGCGCTTCACCGACGACAAGTTCGGTCTGGTGATTCCCCTGGACGGCGTCAACTCGGGCGACGCCGAAGCCTACTTGAAGGCCTCGGGCGCCGAAGAGGTGAAGCATGTATAA
- a CDS encoding c-type cytochrome, producing the protein MSKYSPTNSSVFFYVPLVIFAIILIGMIFNWQFAGGVRVGASLPPPVKELDAAKVVNHRALAKDTGLAADGKMLYEINCSSCHGPDGQGNGPRSAGLNPPPRNYKTETFKFGTDVAALHNTLMKGSPGTSMPSFSLLPARDVWAMVHYIRTLIPNPTPTDDAIVAKLPEAPTGADAAAGGVAQAVGTEGRIPIRLAMQQVTDPGLPLGKTTRAYDETTLGAQVYLQKCASCHGKFGEGMESTLIGANPYRYIVTSPLNAYGAPWLADRAAFDHVVLTGSTGRVHPGCGSLTRAQLDALYGFVKQLAVF; encoded by the coding sequence ATGAGCAAGTATAGCCCCACGAACAGCAGCGTCTTCTTCTACGTCCCGCTGGTCATTTTCGCGATCATACTTATCGGGATGATCTTCAATTGGCAATTCGCCGGCGGCGTGCGAGTGGGGGCTTCCTTGCCGCCGCCCGTCAAAGAGCTGGACGCCGCAAAGGTTGTCAACCACCGCGCGCTGGCCAAAGACACCGGTTTGGCAGCCGACGGTAAGATGCTTTACGAAATCAATTGCTCGTCGTGTCATGGCCCGGATGGACAGGGCAACGGCCCGCGTTCCGCGGGATTGAATCCGCCGCCGCGTAATTACAAGACCGAGACATTCAAGTTTGGAACGGACGTCGCGGCGCTCCACAATACGTTGATGAAGGGTTCGCCGGGCACGTCCATGCCGTCGTTCTCGCTGTTGCCCGCGCGGGACGTGTGGGCAATGGTACACTATATTCGCACGCTCATTCCGAATCCCACGCCGACGGACGATGCGATCGTGGCCAAGCTGCCCGAAGCGCCGACGGGCGCGGACGCGGCTGCGGGCGGCGTCGCGCAAGCGGTGGGCACGGAAGGCCGGATCCCCATTCGGCTGGCCATGCAGCAGGTGACTGATCCCGGCCTGCCGCTGGGTAAAACGACGCGCGCTTACGACGAGACGACGCTCGGTGCGCAGGTCTATTTGCAGAAGTGCGCTTCGTGCCACGGAAAGTTTGGCGAAGGCATGGAGAGCACGTTGATCGGCGCGAATCCCTACCGTTACATCGTTACCTCGCCCCTGAACGCCTATGGCGCACCGTGGCTGGCCGATCGCGCCGCGTTTGACCATGTCGTTCTGACGGGCTCGACGGGCCGCGTGCATCCGGGCTGTGGCTCGCTAACCCGCGCCCAGCTTGACGCGTTGTACGGGTTCGTCAAACAACTCGCGGTCTTTTAG
- the coxB gene encoding cytochrome c oxidase subunit II, whose protein sequence is MLKKHLTWSALLLLPAALFADPVTSWVFDPVTPVAQEVRDTFQIMLGLTLPFLLLPQVLLVYAIWKFNAKRGHKPATFHDNVKLEIVWTVIPALVLVAISIPAFSTLKKIEVPPKSDLVVEVIGHQFFWEYRLPRYDVGFANEPLVVPADKIVTLNLTSVDVIHAWWVPSFGVKQDANPGRITHAWFKAPAGKYKGQCAELCGPLHGEMYIDVIVVSDDEFGQWLEKKMNAAAAPADSLHSEMLEPEAEMEAAHG, encoded by the coding sequence ATGCTCAAGAAACATCTCACCTGGTCCGCGCTGCTGCTGTTGCCCGCCGCGCTCTTTGCCGATCCCGTGACGTCGTGGGTGTTCGATCCCGTCACACCGGTTGCGCAGGAAGTGCGGGACACCTTCCAAATCATGCTTGGCCTGACGCTGCCGTTCCTGCTGCTGCCGCAGGTGCTGCTGGTCTATGCGATCTGGAAGTTCAACGCGAAGCGCGGCCACAAACCGGCGACCTTCCACGACAACGTCAAACTGGAAATCGTCTGGACCGTGATTCCGGCACTCGTGCTTGTGGCAATTTCGATTCCGGCGTTCAGCACGCTGAAGAAGATCGAGGTGCCGCCGAAATCGGATCTCGTCGTCGAAGTCATCGGCCATCAGTTCTTCTGGGAATACCGGTTGCCACGCTACGACGTGGGCTTCGCCAACGAACCGCTGGTCGTGCCTGCCGATAAGATCGTCACGCTCAATCTGACGAGCGTGGACGTGATTCACGCGTGGTGGGTGCCGAGCTTCGGCGTCAAGCAGGACGCCAACCCGGGCCGCATTACACACGCCTGGTTCAAAGCGCCCGCGGGGAAGTACAAGGGACAGTGCGCCGAACTGTGCGGTCCGCTGCACGGGGAAATGTATATTGACGTAATAGTGGTATCCGACGATGAGTTTGGACAATGGCTGGAGAAGAAGATGAACGCTGCCGCTGCACCGGCGGACTCGCTGCACAGCGAAATGCTCGAACCTGAAGCGGAAATGGAGGCGGCGCATGGCTGA
- the nrfD gene encoding polysulfide reductase NrfD: protein MPNIKWWLGFLTVSGMLGVGAIVVYILLTRGQGIFGISHPYGWAFDITNFVFWIGIGHAGTLISAILFLLRQKWRTAINRSAEAMTIFAVMTAGIFPLLHTGRQWLAYWLVPYPNDRLLWVNFRSPLLWDVFAVSTYFTISLLFWYTGLVPDFATMRDKAKNLLRKKFYGALSLGWTGSMRDWNHYEKAYLLFAGMSTALVLSVHTVVSYDFATSLIPGWHTTIFPPYFVAGAIFSGFAMVVTLLVFMRTAFNLEQYITIRHMELMNKIILLTGMLVGYAYLTEFFIAWYSENPFERYVFVNRLTGPFSTAFYIMFFCNVVVPQIFWFKKARTSIPIMFVVSLLVNVGMWFERFNIIVSSLHRDFLPSNWDNFSPTIYDFGWTIGAFGLFLTLFLLFVRLFPTISIAEIKHTLPKPADTSKVGYHG, encoded by the coding sequence ATGCCCAACATCAAGTGGTGGCTGGGTTTTCTGACGGTCTCCGGGATGCTTGGCGTCGGCGCCATCGTCGTTTACATTCTGTTGACGCGCGGTCAGGGTATCTTCGGTATCAGCCATCCCTACGGCTGGGCCTTCGATATTACCAACTTCGTGTTCTGGATCGGTATCGGCCATGCCGGTACGCTGATTTCGGCGATTCTGTTCCTGCTCCGCCAAAAGTGGAGAACCGCCATCAATCGTTCGGCGGAAGCCATGACGATTTTCGCCGTGATGACGGCGGGTATCTTCCCGCTGCTGCATACCGGTCGCCAATGGCTGGCCTATTGGCTTGTCCCGTATCCGAATGACCGACTACTCTGGGTAAACTTCCGGTCGCCGCTGTTGTGGGACGTGTTCGCCGTTTCGACGTACTTCACGATTTCATTGCTGTTCTGGTACACCGGTCTGGTGCCGGATTTCGCGACGATGCGCGACAAGGCCAAGAACCTGCTGCGCAAGAAGTTCTACGGCGCGCTGTCGCTGGGCTGGACGGGTTCGATGCGGGATTGGAATCATTACGAGAAGGCCTACCTGCTGTTCGCGGGTATGAGCACGGCGCTGGTGCTATCGGTGCATACCGTAGTGTCCTACGACTTCGCGACGTCGCTGATTCCGGGCTGGCATACGACAATCTTCCCGCCCTACTTCGTCGCCGGTGCGATCTTCTCGGGCTTTGCGATGGTGGTCACCCTGTTGGTGTTCATGCGCACGGCCTTCAATCTGGAACAGTACATTACGATCCGGCACATGGAGCTGATGAATAAAATCATCCTGCTCACCGGCATGCTGGTCGGTTACGCATACCTGACCGAGTTCTTCATCGCGTGGTACAGCGAGAATCCGTTCGAGCGCTACGTGTTTGTGAACCGCCTGACCGGCCCGTTCTCGACGGCGTTCTATATCATGTTCTTCTGCAATGTGGTCGTGCCGCAGATTTTCTGGTTCAAGAAGGCGCGGACCTCGATCCCTATCATGTTCGTCGTCTCGCTGTTGGTGAACGTGGGTATGTGGTTCGAACGGTTTAACATCATCGTTTCGTCGCTGCACCGCGATTTCCTCCCGTCTAACTGGGACAACTTCTCGCCGACGATCTATGACTTCGGTTGGACAATCGGCGCGTTCGGACTGTTCCTGACGCTGTTCCTGTTGTTCGTGCGGCTGTTCCCGACGATTTCCATCGCGGAAATCAAGCATACCTTGCCCAAGCCGGCGGATACGTCGAAGGTAGGTTATCATGGCTAA